In the genome of Populus nigra chromosome 9, ddPopNigr1.1, whole genome shotgun sequence, one region contains:
- the LOC133703424 gene encoding uncharacterized protein LOC133703424 produces MPRRGSILDSRSDRSTSRSDRSTSSKSFQTTSRHNNKGSTFHQPVYQNANEYYIPTLGSTHPPQHDYGRVDSYQYCEGFRFQDLLQTQGGFSRDNQLVYGGHNLYGSYGRVEGNDDDVNIRNEDEGDGSNERGVCDEDHDGVPSYHGSTSSPYNYDQSVKRKGFDTSIDPITRKKELCLYGTTEFNNASCGRAIGDILRSNFKGAWHSWEKVDSMCRDELFKEFKKKYSFPEEDESIVRNIWEDKARIALNQQLTRARKKAMSKENTTNIIDCLDKGPAWINNDDWNQMIKDVWSTPEFQRRSESARRNRLTKTDGKISTHSGGTVSFASYRANMQEEAGGKEPPWDDVFTALHQSTKQSGSFIDNKSKKVVENYKMEMISKYGTDRENHPSFDGAAWCVASGGVTKGRVYGAPRMPKSKVSTSSSSHSYSVESSYPSSSYRALQKEIKDKEEEIKKKDDFILEMKRQMDSMKEYLVNNLGYHGGTSNIDQGMPPPLTPSIPPPMAPQIMTPMGPAFQPIFRPTPRPLYPAQSSVDPQYHGSSSQPAP; encoded by the exons aTGCCTCGACGAGGATCCATATTAGATTCTAGGAGTGACAGGTCCACTTCTAGGAGTGACAGGTCCACTTCATCCAAGTCATTTCAAACTACATCAAGGCATAATAACAAAGGATCCACATTTCATCAACCTGTGTATCAGAACGCAAATGAGTATTATATACCTACTTTGGGGAGTACACATCCTCCTCAACATGATTATGGGAGGGTTGATTCATATCAATATTGTGAGGGCTTTCGTtttcaagatttgcttcaaactCAAGGAGGTTTCTCTCGAGATAATCAACTTGTTTATGGAGGACATAATTTATATGGGAGTTATGGGAGAGTTGAaggtaatgatgatgatgtgaaCATTAGAAATGAAGATGAGGGAGACGGTAGTAATGAGAGAGGTGTATGTGATGAGGATCACGATGGTGTTCCATCATATCACGGTTCAACATCTTCTCCATACAATTATGATCAAAGTGTTAAAAGGAAGGGTTTTGACACGTCAATAGAtccaataacaagaaaaaaggaGCTTTGTTTGTATGGAACAACCGA gttcaATAATGCATCGTGTGGTCGTGCAATCGGAGATATTTTGAGGTCCAATTTTAAGGGAGCATGGCACTCTTGGGAAAAAGTAGATTCAATGTGCAGGGATgaactctttaaagagtttaaG aaaaaatattcctttcctGAGGAAGATGAGTCGATTGTTCGTAATATTTGGGAAGATAAGGCTAGGATAGCTTTGAATCAACAATTGACCCGAGCTCGCAAGAAAGCCAtgtcaaaagaaaacactacaaatattatagattgtcTTGATAAAGGTCCTGCCTGGATAAACAATGATGACTGGAATCAAATGATCAAAGATGTTTGGTCCACCCCTGAATTTCAAAGGAGATCTGAATCTGCTAGGAGGAATCGATTAACCAAAACAGATGGCAAAATAAGCACTCATTCTGGAGGAACAGTGTCATTTGCATCATATCGAGCTAACAtg cAAGAGGAAGCTGGTGGAAAAGAACCTCCATGGGATGATGTCTTTACAGCTTTGCATCAAAGTACTAAGCAATCTGGTAGCTTTATCGACAACAAGTCTAAAAAAGTGgtt gaaaattataaaatggagatgatttcaaagtatggaactgatcgggaaaatcatccttcatttgATGGAGCAGCTTGGTGTGTGGCTTCAGGAGGAGTTACAAAGGGTAGGGTATATGGTGCACCTCGTATGCCAAAATCAAAAGTTAGTACAAGCTCTTCATCACATTCCTACTCGGTGGAGTCATCATATCCCAGTTCATCGTATCGAGCATTGCAAAAGGAGATAAAGGataaagaagaggagataaagaaaaaagatgattttattcttgaaatgaaaCGGCAGATGGATTCCATGAAAGAATATCTTGTGAACAATCTTGGATACCATGGTGGGACATCAAATATTGATCAAGGTATGCCACCACCTTTGACTCCATCAATACCGCCACCTATGGCTCCTCAGATAATGACACCTATGGGTCCTGCATTTCAACCAATTTTTAGACCTACACCTCGACCTTTATATCCTGCTCAATCTTCTGTTGATCCACAATATCATGGTTCGTCTTCGCAACCAGCACCatga